A genomic region of Dreissena polymorpha isolate Duluth1 chromosome 4, UMN_Dpol_1.0, whole genome shotgun sequence contains the following coding sequences:
- the LOC127879106 gene encoding uncharacterized protein LOC127879106 isoform X4, with the protein MDKQLILQVLDDIQDIMKINRSNFQRLQDLNECGRRAECQCADVIDRLTAVASDLNERLTELHLRESEVDTEQNDIVQRFSYIETQLDELRQKVHTTKDISCNTVFAHNSKDGTYRDVSSKDSSVPKHGSSNVHTTTTRSVVRQTHKYFLSGNEKTWDTLAQKTLDRARQITGQLECVATVLCLDISESMASGNAWNQAMEFVNDFLSGLEEYKIHNEDRIREFVALVTFGHETKLQQCLTNRFDDVKKQLEQMPLGGPSPLLGGLMCAKAGALSGKNGPSVNGLIIIQKIIVVTDGRPTETLLHAGPDAEDETKHEQTLTYLAEAIDEIDKKDIDVSFIGVGNYDKNFINIMASLSGELKSFTYKDGRRLARRGYLAANLLFQDLSLNVTLNTAMTKEDEEDIQALRDRTERFMERDFGSKFYKEIKGSEIPILGSRVRRGPDWNRGNLDGNRPGTVIGHIESDQILVLWDFNDWKMVCRYGDAGFDVKVVNEPRILDEGENFAIGCRVKPKSDMSVEHNLSETGVVLQVADNKARASTME; encoded by the exons ATGGATAAACAG TTAATTTTACAGGTGCTCGACGACATTCAGGATATCATGAAAATTAATAGATCCAATTTTCAACGACTTCAAGATCTGAATGAATGTGGACGGAGAGCAGAATGTCAGTG TGCAGATGTAATCGATCGATTGACTGCAG TTGCGTCTGATTTAAATGAGCGCCTTACAGAACTACACCTGCGCGAGAGCGAGGTTGATACGGAACAAAATGATATCGTTCAAAGATTTTCCTACATTGAGACTCAATTAGATGAACTTCGACAAAAAGTGCACACCACGAAAGATATAAGTTGCAATACGGTTTTCGCACACAATTCTAAAGACGGCACTTATCGTGACGTGTCATCAAAAGATTCAAGTGTTCCAAAACATGGTAGTAGCAACGTCCATACAACAACAACAC GAAGTGTAGTTAGACAAACTCATAAGTATTTCCTTAGCGGCAATGAAAAAACATGGGACACATTGGCTCAGAAAACATTAGACAGAG CTAGGCAGATTACAGGTCAGTTAGAGTGCGTCGCCACGGTTTTATGTCTGGACATATCAGAAAGCATGGCGTCAGGGAATGCATGGAATCAGGCTATGGAATTTGTCAACGACTTTTTATCAG GTCTAGAAGAGTATAAAATCCACAACGAAGACCGTATACGAGAATTTGTTGCGCTTGTAACATTTGGTCATGAGACGAAATTACAACAGTGCCTGACCAATAGGTTCGACGATGTTAAAAAGCAATTAG AACAAATGCCTTTGGGTGGCCCAAGTCCTCTTCTGGGAGGTCTTATGTGTGCTAAAGCTGGAGCGTTGTCTGGTAAAAACG GACCATCTGTCAACGGCTTAATCATAATTCAAAAAATAATCGTGGTCACAGACGGTCGCCCCACTGAAACATTGTTACATGCAGGACCGGATGCTGAAGACGAAACAAAACATGAACAG ACACTAACCTATTTGGCAGAGGCGATTGATGAAATTGATAAAAAAGACATAGACGTATCGTTTATTGGTGTTGGAAATTACGACAAG AACTTTATAAACATAATGGCGAGTCTTAGTGGTGAACTAAAATCATTCACATACAAAGATGGACGCAGACTTGCTCGGCGTGGATATCTTGCA GCAAATTTACTGTTTCAAGACCTGTCTTTGAACGTTACTTTGAATACCGCCATGACAAAGGAGGACGAG GAGGATATACAAGCCCTGCGCGACCGGACGGAAAGATTCATGGAACGAGACTTTGGCAGTAAGTTTTATAAGGAAATCAAAGGCTCGGAAATTCCAATTCTTGGCTCCCGCGTGCGTAGGGGACCTGACTGGAACAGAGGGAATCTGGATGGCAATAGACCCGGAACTGTTATAGGACATATTG AATCAGATCAAATATTAGTTCTTTGGGATTTTAATGACTGGAAGATGGTATGCAGATACGGAGATGCTGGATTTGACGTTAAAGTTGTCAACGAACCTAGAATTTTAGATGAAGGAGAAAACTTTGCGATTGGATGTAGAGTGAAACCAA AATCTGATATGTCTGTGGAGCATAACCTTTCCGAAACTGGCGTTGTTCTTCAAGTGGCTGACAATAAAGCTCGAGCAA GTACGATGGAATGA
- the LOC127879106 gene encoding uncharacterized protein LOC127879106 isoform X2 produces MDKQVLDDIQDIMKINRSNFQRLQDLNECGRRAECQCADVIDRLTAVASDLNERLTELHLRESEVDTEQNDIVQRFSYIETQLDELRQKVHTTKDISCNTVFAHNSKDGTYRDVSSKDSSVPKHGSSNVHTTTTRSVVRQTHKYFLSGNEKTWDTLAQKTLDRARQITGQLECVATVLCLDISESMASGNAWNQAMEFVNDFLSGLEEYKIHNEDRIREFVALVTFGHETKLQQCLTNRFDDVKKQLEQMPLGGPSPLLGGLMCAKAGALSGKNGPSVNGLIIIQKIIVVTDGRPTETLLHAGPDAEDETKHEQTLTYLAEAIDEIDKKDIDVSFIGVGNYDKNFINIMASLSGELKSFTYKDGRRLARRGYLAANLLFQDLSLNVTLNTAMTKEDEEDIQALRDRTERFMERDFGSKFYKEIKGSEIPILGSRVRRGPDWNRGNLDGNRPGTVIGHIESDQILVLWDFNDWKMVCRYGDAGFDVKVVNEPRILDEGENFAIGCRVKPKSDMSVEHNLSETGVVLQVADNKARVRWNDGTIRDYEYGIERKIAIELC; encoded by the exons ATGGATAAACAG GTGCTCGACGACATTCAGGATATCATGAAAATTAATAGATCCAATTTTCAACGACTTCAAGATCTGAATGAATGTGGACGGAGAGCAGAATGTCAGTG TGCAGATGTAATCGATCGATTGACTGCAG TTGCGTCTGATTTAAATGAGCGCCTTACAGAACTACACCTGCGCGAGAGCGAGGTTGATACGGAACAAAATGATATCGTTCAAAGATTTTCCTACATTGAGACTCAATTAGATGAACTTCGACAAAAAGTGCACACCACGAAAGATATAAGTTGCAATACGGTTTTCGCACACAATTCTAAAGACGGCACTTATCGTGACGTGTCATCAAAAGATTCAAGTGTTCCAAAACATGGTAGTAGCAACGTCCATACAACAACAACAC GAAGTGTAGTTAGACAAACTCATAAGTATTTCCTTAGCGGCAATGAAAAAACATGGGACACATTGGCTCAGAAAACATTAGACAGAG CTAGGCAGATTACAGGTCAGTTAGAGTGCGTCGCCACGGTTTTATGTCTGGACATATCAGAAAGCATGGCGTCAGGGAATGCATGGAATCAGGCTATGGAATTTGTCAACGACTTTTTATCAG GTCTAGAAGAGTATAAAATCCACAACGAAGACCGTATACGAGAATTTGTTGCGCTTGTAACATTTGGTCATGAGACGAAATTACAACAGTGCCTGACCAATAGGTTCGACGATGTTAAAAAGCAATTAG AACAAATGCCTTTGGGTGGCCCAAGTCCTCTTCTGGGAGGTCTTATGTGTGCTAAAGCTGGAGCGTTGTCTGGTAAAAACG GACCATCTGTCAACGGCTTAATCATAATTCAAAAAATAATCGTGGTCACAGACGGTCGCCCCACTGAAACATTGTTACATGCAGGACCGGATGCTGAAGACGAAACAAAACATGAACAG ACACTAACCTATTTGGCAGAGGCGATTGATGAAATTGATAAAAAAGACATAGACGTATCGTTTATTGGTGTTGGAAATTACGACAAG AACTTTATAAACATAATGGCGAGTCTTAGTGGTGAACTAAAATCATTCACATACAAAGATGGACGCAGACTTGCTCGGCGTGGATATCTTGCA GCAAATTTACTGTTTCAAGACCTGTCTTTGAACGTTACTTTGAATACCGCCATGACAAAGGAGGACGAG GAGGATATACAAGCCCTGCGCGACCGGACGGAAAGATTCATGGAACGAGACTTTGGCAGTAAGTTTTATAAGGAAATCAAAGGCTCGGAAATTCCAATTCTTGGCTCCCGCGTGCGTAGGGGACCTGACTGGAACAGAGGGAATCTGGATGGCAATAGACCCGGAACTGTTATAGGACATATTG AATCAGATCAAATATTAGTTCTTTGGGATTTTAATGACTGGAAGATGGTATGCAGATACGGAGATGCTGGATTTGACGTTAAAGTTGTCAACGAACCTAGAATTTTAGATGAAGGAGAAAACTTTGCGATTGGATGTAGAGTGAAACCAA AATCTGATATGTCTGTGGAGCATAACCTTTCCGAAACTGGCGTTGTTCTTCAAGTGGCTGACAATAAAGCTCGA GTACGATGGAATGACGGGACCATAAGAGATTATGAATATGGAATCGAACGCAAAATAGCGATAGAACTCTGTTGA
- the LOC127879106 gene encoding uncharacterized protein LOC127879106 isoform X1, translated as MDKQLILQVLDDIQDIMKINRSNFQRLQDLNECGRRAECQCADVIDRLTAVASDLNERLTELHLRESEVDTEQNDIVQRFSYIETQLDELRQKVHTTKDISCNTVFAHNSKDGTYRDVSSKDSSVPKHGSSNVHTTTTRSVVRQTHKYFLSGNEKTWDTLAQKTLDRARQITGQLECVATVLCLDISESMASGNAWNQAMEFVNDFLSGLEEYKIHNEDRIREFVALVTFGHETKLQQCLTNRFDDVKKQLEQMPLGGPSPLLGGLMCAKAGALSGKNGPSVNGLIIIQKIIVVTDGRPTETLLHAGPDAEDETKHEQTLTYLAEAIDEIDKKDIDVSFIGVGNYDKNFINIMASLSGELKSFTYKDGRRLARRGYLAANLLFQDLSLNVTLNTAMTKEDEEDIQALRDRTERFMERDFGSKFYKEIKGSEIPILGSRVRRGPDWNRGNLDGNRPGTVIGHIESDQILVLWDFNDWKMVCRYGDAGFDVKVVNEPRILDEGENFAIGCRVKPKSDMSVEHNLSETGVVLQVADNKARVRWNDGTIRDYEYGIERKIAIELC; from the exons ATGGATAAACAG TTAATTTTACAGGTGCTCGACGACATTCAGGATATCATGAAAATTAATAGATCCAATTTTCAACGACTTCAAGATCTGAATGAATGTGGACGGAGAGCAGAATGTCAGTG TGCAGATGTAATCGATCGATTGACTGCAG TTGCGTCTGATTTAAATGAGCGCCTTACAGAACTACACCTGCGCGAGAGCGAGGTTGATACGGAACAAAATGATATCGTTCAAAGATTTTCCTACATTGAGACTCAATTAGATGAACTTCGACAAAAAGTGCACACCACGAAAGATATAAGTTGCAATACGGTTTTCGCACACAATTCTAAAGACGGCACTTATCGTGACGTGTCATCAAAAGATTCAAGTGTTCCAAAACATGGTAGTAGCAACGTCCATACAACAACAACAC GAAGTGTAGTTAGACAAACTCATAAGTATTTCCTTAGCGGCAATGAAAAAACATGGGACACATTGGCTCAGAAAACATTAGACAGAG CTAGGCAGATTACAGGTCAGTTAGAGTGCGTCGCCACGGTTTTATGTCTGGACATATCAGAAAGCATGGCGTCAGGGAATGCATGGAATCAGGCTATGGAATTTGTCAACGACTTTTTATCAG GTCTAGAAGAGTATAAAATCCACAACGAAGACCGTATACGAGAATTTGTTGCGCTTGTAACATTTGGTCATGAGACGAAATTACAACAGTGCCTGACCAATAGGTTCGACGATGTTAAAAAGCAATTAG AACAAATGCCTTTGGGTGGCCCAAGTCCTCTTCTGGGAGGTCTTATGTGTGCTAAAGCTGGAGCGTTGTCTGGTAAAAACG GACCATCTGTCAACGGCTTAATCATAATTCAAAAAATAATCGTGGTCACAGACGGTCGCCCCACTGAAACATTGTTACATGCAGGACCGGATGCTGAAGACGAAACAAAACATGAACAG ACACTAACCTATTTGGCAGAGGCGATTGATGAAATTGATAAAAAAGACATAGACGTATCGTTTATTGGTGTTGGAAATTACGACAAG AACTTTATAAACATAATGGCGAGTCTTAGTGGTGAACTAAAATCATTCACATACAAAGATGGACGCAGACTTGCTCGGCGTGGATATCTTGCA GCAAATTTACTGTTTCAAGACCTGTCTTTGAACGTTACTTTGAATACCGCCATGACAAAGGAGGACGAG GAGGATATACAAGCCCTGCGCGACCGGACGGAAAGATTCATGGAACGAGACTTTGGCAGTAAGTTTTATAAGGAAATCAAAGGCTCGGAAATTCCAATTCTTGGCTCCCGCGTGCGTAGGGGACCTGACTGGAACAGAGGGAATCTGGATGGCAATAGACCCGGAACTGTTATAGGACATATTG AATCAGATCAAATATTAGTTCTTTGGGATTTTAATGACTGGAAGATGGTATGCAGATACGGAGATGCTGGATTTGACGTTAAAGTTGTCAACGAACCTAGAATTTTAGATGAAGGAGAAAACTTTGCGATTGGATGTAGAGTGAAACCAA AATCTGATATGTCTGTGGAGCATAACCTTTCCGAAACTGGCGTTGTTCTTCAAGTGGCTGACAATAAAGCTCGA GTACGATGGAATGACGGGACCATAAGAGATTATGAATATGGAATCGAACGCAAAATAGCGATAGAACTCTGTTGA
- the LOC127879106 gene encoding uncharacterized protein LOC127879106 isoform X5, which translates to MDKQLILQVLDDIQDIMKINRSNFQRLQDLNECGRRAECQCADVIDRLTAVASDLNERLTELHLRESEVDTEQNDIVQRFSYIETQLDELRQKVHTTKDISCNTVFAHNSKDGTYRDVSSKDSSVPKHGSSNVHTTTTRSVVRQTHKYFLSGNEKTWDTLAQKTLDRARQITGQLECVATVLCLDISESMASGNAWNQAMEFVNDFLSGLEEYKIHNEDRIREFVALVTFGHETKLQQCLTNRFDDVKKQLEQMPLGGPSPLLGGLMCAKAGALSGKNGPSVNGLIIIQKIIVVTDGRPTETLLHAGPDAEDETKHEQTLTYLAEAIDEIDKKDIDVSFIGVGNYDKANLLFQDLSLNVTLNTAMTKEDEEDIQALRDRTERFMERDFGSKFYKEIKGSEIPILGSRVRRGPDWNRGNLDGNRPGTVIGHIESDQILVLWDFNDWKMVCRYGDAGFDVKVVNEPRILDEGENFAIGCRVKPKSDMSVEHNLSETGVVLQVADNKARVRWNDGTIRDYEYGIERKIAIELC; encoded by the exons ATGGATAAACAG TTAATTTTACAGGTGCTCGACGACATTCAGGATATCATGAAAATTAATAGATCCAATTTTCAACGACTTCAAGATCTGAATGAATGTGGACGGAGAGCAGAATGTCAGTG TGCAGATGTAATCGATCGATTGACTGCAG TTGCGTCTGATTTAAATGAGCGCCTTACAGAACTACACCTGCGCGAGAGCGAGGTTGATACGGAACAAAATGATATCGTTCAAAGATTTTCCTACATTGAGACTCAATTAGATGAACTTCGACAAAAAGTGCACACCACGAAAGATATAAGTTGCAATACGGTTTTCGCACACAATTCTAAAGACGGCACTTATCGTGACGTGTCATCAAAAGATTCAAGTGTTCCAAAACATGGTAGTAGCAACGTCCATACAACAACAACAC GAAGTGTAGTTAGACAAACTCATAAGTATTTCCTTAGCGGCAATGAAAAAACATGGGACACATTGGCTCAGAAAACATTAGACAGAG CTAGGCAGATTACAGGTCAGTTAGAGTGCGTCGCCACGGTTTTATGTCTGGACATATCAGAAAGCATGGCGTCAGGGAATGCATGGAATCAGGCTATGGAATTTGTCAACGACTTTTTATCAG GTCTAGAAGAGTATAAAATCCACAACGAAGACCGTATACGAGAATTTGTTGCGCTTGTAACATTTGGTCATGAGACGAAATTACAACAGTGCCTGACCAATAGGTTCGACGATGTTAAAAAGCAATTAG AACAAATGCCTTTGGGTGGCCCAAGTCCTCTTCTGGGAGGTCTTATGTGTGCTAAAGCTGGAGCGTTGTCTGGTAAAAACG GACCATCTGTCAACGGCTTAATCATAATTCAAAAAATAATCGTGGTCACAGACGGTCGCCCCACTGAAACATTGTTACATGCAGGACCGGATGCTGAAGACGAAACAAAACATGAACAG ACACTAACCTATTTGGCAGAGGCGATTGATGAAATTGATAAAAAAGACATAGACGTATCGTTTATTGGTGTTGGAAATTACGACAAG GCAAATTTACTGTTTCAAGACCTGTCTTTGAACGTTACTTTGAATACCGCCATGACAAAGGAGGACGAG GAGGATATACAAGCCCTGCGCGACCGGACGGAAAGATTCATGGAACGAGACTTTGGCAGTAAGTTTTATAAGGAAATCAAAGGCTCGGAAATTCCAATTCTTGGCTCCCGCGTGCGTAGGGGACCTGACTGGAACAGAGGGAATCTGGATGGCAATAGACCCGGAACTGTTATAGGACATATTG AATCAGATCAAATATTAGTTCTTTGGGATTTTAATGACTGGAAGATGGTATGCAGATACGGAGATGCTGGATTTGACGTTAAAGTTGTCAACGAACCTAGAATTTTAGATGAAGGAGAAAACTTTGCGATTGGATGTAGAGTGAAACCAA AATCTGATATGTCTGTGGAGCATAACCTTTCCGAAACTGGCGTTGTTCTTCAAGTGGCTGACAATAAAGCTCGA GTACGATGGAATGACGGGACCATAAGAGATTATGAATATGGAATCGAACGCAAAATAGCGATAGAACTCTGTTGA
- the LOC127879106 gene encoding uncharacterized protein LOC127879106 isoform X6 — protein sequence MDKQLILQVLDDIQDIMKINRSNFQRLQDLNECGRRAECQCADVIDRLTAVASDLNERLTELHLRESEVDTEQNDIVQRFSYIETQLDELRQKVHTTKDISCNTVFAHNSKDGTYRDVSSKDSSVPKHGSSNVHTTTTRSVVRQTHKYFLSGNEKTWDTLAQKTLDRGLEEYKIHNEDRIREFVALVTFGHETKLQQCLTNRFDDVKKQLEQMPLGGPSPLLGGLMCAKAGALSGKNGPSVNGLIIIQKIIVVTDGRPTETLLHAGPDAEDETKHEQTLTYLAEAIDEIDKKDIDVSFIGVGNYDKNFINIMASLSGELKSFTYKDGRRLARRGYLAANLLFQDLSLNVTLNTAMTKEDEEDIQALRDRTERFMERDFGSKFYKEIKGSEIPILGSRVRRGPDWNRGNLDGNRPGTVIGHIESDQILVLWDFNDWKMVCRYGDAGFDVKVVNEPRILDEGENFAIGCRVKPKSDMSVEHNLSETGVVLQVADNKARVRWNDGTIRDYEYGIERKIAIELC from the exons ATGGATAAACAG TTAATTTTACAGGTGCTCGACGACATTCAGGATATCATGAAAATTAATAGATCCAATTTTCAACGACTTCAAGATCTGAATGAATGTGGACGGAGAGCAGAATGTCAGTG TGCAGATGTAATCGATCGATTGACTGCAG TTGCGTCTGATTTAAATGAGCGCCTTACAGAACTACACCTGCGCGAGAGCGAGGTTGATACGGAACAAAATGATATCGTTCAAAGATTTTCCTACATTGAGACTCAATTAGATGAACTTCGACAAAAAGTGCACACCACGAAAGATATAAGTTGCAATACGGTTTTCGCACACAATTCTAAAGACGGCACTTATCGTGACGTGTCATCAAAAGATTCAAGTGTTCCAAAACATGGTAGTAGCAACGTCCATACAACAACAACAC GAAGTGTAGTTAGACAAACTCATAAGTATTTCCTTAGCGGCAATGAAAAAACATGGGACACATTGGCTCAGAAAACATTAGACAGAG GTCTAGAAGAGTATAAAATCCACAACGAAGACCGTATACGAGAATTTGTTGCGCTTGTAACATTTGGTCATGAGACGAAATTACAACAGTGCCTGACCAATAGGTTCGACGATGTTAAAAAGCAATTAG AACAAATGCCTTTGGGTGGCCCAAGTCCTCTTCTGGGAGGTCTTATGTGTGCTAAAGCTGGAGCGTTGTCTGGTAAAAACG GACCATCTGTCAACGGCTTAATCATAATTCAAAAAATAATCGTGGTCACAGACGGTCGCCCCACTGAAACATTGTTACATGCAGGACCGGATGCTGAAGACGAAACAAAACATGAACAG ACACTAACCTATTTGGCAGAGGCGATTGATGAAATTGATAAAAAAGACATAGACGTATCGTTTATTGGTGTTGGAAATTACGACAAG AACTTTATAAACATAATGGCGAGTCTTAGTGGTGAACTAAAATCATTCACATACAAAGATGGACGCAGACTTGCTCGGCGTGGATATCTTGCA GCAAATTTACTGTTTCAAGACCTGTCTTTGAACGTTACTTTGAATACCGCCATGACAAAGGAGGACGAG GAGGATATACAAGCCCTGCGCGACCGGACGGAAAGATTCATGGAACGAGACTTTGGCAGTAAGTTTTATAAGGAAATCAAAGGCTCGGAAATTCCAATTCTTGGCTCCCGCGTGCGTAGGGGACCTGACTGGAACAGAGGGAATCTGGATGGCAATAGACCCGGAACTGTTATAGGACATATTG AATCAGATCAAATATTAGTTCTTTGGGATTTTAATGACTGGAAGATGGTATGCAGATACGGAGATGCTGGATTTGACGTTAAAGTTGTCAACGAACCTAGAATTTTAGATGAAGGAGAAAACTTTGCGATTGGATGTAGAGTGAAACCAA AATCTGATATGTCTGTGGAGCATAACCTTTCCGAAACTGGCGTTGTTCTTCAAGTGGCTGACAATAAAGCTCGA GTACGATGGAATGACGGGACCATAAGAGATTATGAATATGGAATCGAACGCAAAATAGCGATAGAACTCTGTTGA
- the LOC127879106 gene encoding uncharacterized protein LOC127879106 isoform X7 — MDKQLILQVLDDIQDIMKINRSNFQRLQDLNECGRRAECQCADVIDRLTAVASDLNERLTELHLRESEVDTEQNDIVQRFSYIETQLDELRQKVHTTKDISCNTVFAHNSKDGTYRDVSSKDSSVPKHGSVVRQTHKYFLSGNEKTWDTLAQKTLDRGLEEYKIHNEDRIREFVALVTFGHETKLQQCLTNRFDDVKKQLEQMPLGGPSPLLGGLMCAKAGALSGKNGPSVNGLIIIQKIIVVTDGRPTETLLHAGPDAEDETKHEQTLTYLAEAIDEIDKKDIDVSFIGVGNYDKNFINIMASLSGELKSFTYKDGRRLARRGYLAANLLFQDLSLNVTLNTAMTKEDEEDIQALRDRTERFMERDFGSKFYKEIKGSEIPILGSRVRRGPDWNRGNLDGNRPGTVIGHIESDQILVLWDFNDWKMVCRYGDAGFDVKVVNEPRILDEGENFAIGCRVKPKSDMSVEHNLSETGVVLQVADNKARVRWNDGTIRDYEYGIERKIAIELC, encoded by the exons ATGGATAAACAG TTAATTTTACAGGTGCTCGACGACATTCAGGATATCATGAAAATTAATAGATCCAATTTTCAACGACTTCAAGATCTGAATGAATGTGGACGGAGAGCAGAATGTCAGTG TGCAGATGTAATCGATCGATTGACTGCAG TTGCGTCTGATTTAAATGAGCGCCTTACAGAACTACACCTGCGCGAGAGCGAGGTTGATACGGAACAAAATGATATCGTTCAAAGATTTTCCTACATTGAGACTCAATTAGATGAACTTCGACAAAAAGTGCACACCACGAAAGATATAAGTTGCAATACGGTTTTCGCACACAATTCTAAAGACGGCACTTATCGTGACGTGTCATCAAAAGATTCAAGTGTTCCAAAACATG GAAGTGTAGTTAGACAAACTCATAAGTATTTCCTTAGCGGCAATGAAAAAACATGGGACACATTGGCTCAGAAAACATTAGACAGAG GTCTAGAAGAGTATAAAATCCACAACGAAGACCGTATACGAGAATTTGTTGCGCTTGTAACATTTGGTCATGAGACGAAATTACAACAGTGCCTGACCAATAGGTTCGACGATGTTAAAAAGCAATTAG AACAAATGCCTTTGGGTGGCCCAAGTCCTCTTCTGGGAGGTCTTATGTGTGCTAAAGCTGGAGCGTTGTCTGGTAAAAACG GACCATCTGTCAACGGCTTAATCATAATTCAAAAAATAATCGTGGTCACAGACGGTCGCCCCACTGAAACATTGTTACATGCAGGACCGGATGCTGAAGACGAAACAAAACATGAACAG ACACTAACCTATTTGGCAGAGGCGATTGATGAAATTGATAAAAAAGACATAGACGTATCGTTTATTGGTGTTGGAAATTACGACAAG AACTTTATAAACATAATGGCGAGTCTTAGTGGTGAACTAAAATCATTCACATACAAAGATGGACGCAGACTTGCTCGGCGTGGATATCTTGCA GCAAATTTACTGTTTCAAGACCTGTCTTTGAACGTTACTTTGAATACCGCCATGACAAAGGAGGACGAG GAGGATATACAAGCCCTGCGCGACCGGACGGAAAGATTCATGGAACGAGACTTTGGCAGTAAGTTTTATAAGGAAATCAAAGGCTCGGAAATTCCAATTCTTGGCTCCCGCGTGCGTAGGGGACCTGACTGGAACAGAGGGAATCTGGATGGCAATAGACCCGGAACTGTTATAGGACATATTG AATCAGATCAAATATTAGTTCTTTGGGATTTTAATGACTGGAAGATGGTATGCAGATACGGAGATGCTGGATTTGACGTTAAAGTTGTCAACGAACCTAGAATTTTAGATGAAGGAGAAAACTTTGCGATTGGATGTAGAGTGAAACCAA AATCTGATATGTCTGTGGAGCATAACCTTTCCGAAACTGGCGTTGTTCTTCAAGTGGCTGACAATAAAGCTCGA GTACGATGGAATGACGGGACCATAAGAGATTATGAATATGGAATCGAACGCAAAATAGCGATAGAACTCTGTTGA